The Plasmodium relictum strain SGS1 genome assembly, chromosome: 8 DNA window aatgataaaaaactaaattttttttgtgataTAGTACAAAACAATGAATGACAAACTTTCTAGTGTGAGAGAAAAAGTAGAAATAAAGGAAAATCTGTTAAATAAAAtgttatttaatgaaaaaataaatgaatcaAAAATCAAAGGTGCTGAAggaaatgataaaatagaGAATAATTcaattataaatgaaaataaagtaGATGATTTTTTATCTAGTACTAGAATTCGTGAAAGTTATGAGAACATGTGTGTtcataatgaagaaaaaaaaaataataattatgtttCAACTAACAATAATCATAAAAGCAGCAGTGAtagtaatttaaatgaagataaaaataatttaagtaaagacgagaataatataaatgaaaaagaaaataattttaatgaaaatgaaaatagttTAAgtgaagataaaaataatttaagtaaaaaagagaataatataaataaaaaagaaaataatttaaataaaaatgaaaacagTTTAAgtgaagataaaaataatttaagtaaaaaagagaataatatagatgaaaaagaaaataatttaaatgaaaatgaaaatggtTTAAGTGGGAGtgataattatttaagtGCTGACGAAAATAATGTaactaaagaaaaattagataATATCAAAAGTAATTATAAGGAAGAAATAAATTCAAATGAAGTTAATTTTGAATATAGTAATTTCtttgataataatttttttgattttcaAAAAGCAAAGGACTccttgaaaaaaaataattctttaatagatatatataatgaaatgaaaaattatgaagaaGATTTTTTAGAATACTTAGAACGTACCTATGAGAATGTGGAAGAAGACGGTTTCATAAAAAACGAAGAAAAAAACTCGGTTGATCATATTGACTTTAATAACATTGAATCAATCTCaagtttttttaatgattctAGTATTTCTAATATAAATATCACACAAGTTAAGCATTGCTTAATtgaagatattaatttttttgtagaacaaaaaaaattaaataaaaaaataaaaataaataaaaattattttagttTTCGAAATTATTTGAATACTCTACCTCCTAATCCTagcaaaaaaatatgtaattataatttttttaaaattataaaattgttTACTTGCATATATTaatcatatattaaaatgtatttaaatttttttttttatttttaatttttatagttAAAGAATATGAGAAATAATACAAAAGTAATTATTAACGTAAAAATGGCtattatgataataatagttgatcaaatttaaaatacataaaagaaaaaagataaggtattaatatttttcatttagtttaataatatatattaaaagaaattagaaataggagaaaaaaaaaaaatagagaagcaaaatttataataaagtaATACATATAGTCCActaagtttttttttcttttctctctttatatatatatgttattattgcatttattattattattttttttttttttttttgtagctACAATTCATAAATCTAGTAATCAtttgtaattaaataaaatttatagaagaaaaaaatgtgtaaatataaaattatatgcaatatatatataatttttttaacaatttgaattattggtttttattatcaatattgtcattatttttaatagacAATATATTCTGAGgatgttttattaaaattagaaaatttattCTTGTATATTTGAGAAattaaataactttttttgaTTGATATATCCTATATAAACAGCTATAATGCAATTATAAAATGGAATGCATAAATTGATTAAACTTTCCTACTACAATGTTTTCTCAGGTTTTAAAAACTTATTGCAATTCcccttttattaaaataagtaGAATTACACTTTTTAAGtggtaattttttattttcattataattgtATCTTGAAGTATCTAATGAATATGCTAATCTCTTTATTGTTTTATGcttttcaaaaattaatttttttgttccacctaattttattttaaaatttccaTCACCAATGATGGGTAATGCTTTATATTCAGATGAATATATAGAGTAATCATTGCtataaaattgtaaaaaaaaatgtatatttatgaaaataaattagcATTTATAATAATGGATTTTTATTACACCACAgatgaattaaatatatatacatatggTTATAAGAAAAAGTGGAACTTAAATTGATGTAGAAAAATatcagaaaataaaaaataatgtattatCACTTCATATAGGTATGAAAAGAAAGAATGCTgcataattctttttatactttttaaaaaaatcatcAGAGGATCCCTTATTATTGGTTGAAAACACATTactatataatgaaaatgatttatCAAAGTAAATTGTCTTTAAAgcttctattttatttttacttttttcatataatttatcGGAAAAAGTggttttcattttatttgttttatttgtatttttatgtaatatatCAGGACTAGTCTTTGATTTTTTTGCAAAATTTAtgcttttaattaatttattagaaCTAGTTTTAGACTTtgtttttgtatttataGATTCTtcttttacattattttctGTCACGTCGCTAATAGTCATGGAAGATACATCTATGCTTTTTTTCTGTTCTTCAATTTGATCTTCATTTTTGCTATTACATGATATTGATAAATTACTTGGATTATCTTTttcagttttttttttatcactattttttttattcaaattaaTTGAATTATTGCTATTATCATTCTgaattttgttatatttatttttttctaagttTTCACTGCGATCTTCTGTTAGTTCTACATCTGATTTTCCGGAATTAATATTTTGCGCGGGTTCTTTTTCATCATAATTctgtaaattaaaaaaaaaaaaaaaaaatttatgtaaaaCCGATGTTGTAATATATCTTGAATAAAtaatcaaattaaaaaaacaaaccTTCTGTCTAAGAACACAAAAATTTCCTCCCATATTTAAGTAACGCAATAggaataaaagaaaaaaaaaattatattataacaAAAGGTAggtatttttttgaattctttttttattttattttgcttTGAATTGTGTCTTTTatgatacaaaaaaattcatttggtttatatatattgctttatattaaaaatttcattttttgttatcttttattatagaatcactttattaaaatttgaaaagtcataatttttttttttttttttgactaGCAAGCTGAATtcctttaaaatatataatataaaactttattaaaattaaaatattaaaaaattatatatttttttatttcacatATGTTTAAAgctaaaattttatgaacGGTGCAggcttttttattttttaaaaaatggcTATAAAACAAGAggttaatttttaaaagtaattAGTACTTAGAGCTGCAATTTATAAATCTAggaatttttatttccaaaaaatataagtttaatggaaaaattaatagtaattttatgtattttttttatttttaatttatttaacaaATTTATAGCATAACATCATTATAAATTTTCTCATTCTTTTTgtatttcaaaattttaaagaatcaACATACTGTTAATAtgttttaagaaaaaaaaaaaagaaaaggaaaaaaaaaaaacaaataaataaaattaaatgaagtaaaaataggttaaattatttaaaattggttcaaaacaataaaaattttctgcACATTAtctacattattttttttaaagaccTTTtattttccctttttttatttaaaatcattattaAGATATATAgtgtaaaaaattaataatatctaaaaatatttttattaatttttttcatttggtATTTTTCtatctaaaatttttttgcgatttttatcaattttcAGTTTTGTCAATATAACATTGCTTGGATGTATACCTATGAATGTTGATTCACCATTTACTTTTTCTCTTGTTACTCTTTCtatgtaaattttaaatctctttctatttatttttacaactTTTCCTTCTCTTCCGTGATTGTGACCTCTACAAATTAGAACTTCATCATCTTTTCTGACTGGTAATGAACGAgtctatatatattaaaaaaaaaaggaaaaatttttatagttatttaattaaattgataaattataaagaagcataaaaacaaataagatgtaataaattaatattgcttactttatattttaatcttAATTCTTTTGATAACTTTGATGacataatttttcttctaaGACCTGCAGGAGCAGTAAAATGAGCCTTTCTCATCTTTCTTCGGGATGAcgttttttctaaaaaaagaaagaagaaATTTAAGTGataactttttaaataaaataataaaaatgttattaagTTTCTATCATGATattcaaaaataatattaaaattccATTTTGACGTTGATAAAcatttatagaaaaataacataagaatgaaaacaaaaaattgtatatatatgattaatTCACATATTTTTACAGAAGTATTATcatcatataaaaatgaaaaatgtaattatcatattaaaaacaaattataaaACTTACGTTTGTTAAGTTTCATTTTTATGTTAACaggaaatttttatataattttgttcaaattattttttacgaAATTTAGCAAAtttcacttttatttttatcttttcagagattattttattttgtaacattaatttctttttaataaatccTTTAAAATAGATTTATATAATCTATTCtcaaatacataaatatatatttttttattttaaattttattatgaaaagTATATGctacaaagaaaaaaaaaatatatatatataaaatcaagtacaataaaaaaatagaagctATGCGTGCatgttcattttttttttttatatattttactgaTACATGTTTCAGTATCCACTTTTCACTTCAACggtagaaatttttttttttttgtttttatgaagaaatattgatttttttttataattattcattttgtttttatttttcgtatatttaattttttaaaaaaaaagagaaaaaacaattatatatatattattttagtgttttttacaaaaatatgcATTTTAGTTTCATAAGGatttattgtaaaaaaataattttctttttaatatacaATAATCAATAGCATAAAGATAAATGTtaagaaattatattttttaaagttaatTGTATTCTCTAAAAGTCTGTTTAAGTAATGTAATATGCTATTtctaattaatttatttacattACTTACATTTTTGGTGATACATATAC harbors:
- a CDS encoding 60S ribosomal protein L26, putative, with the protein product MKLNKQKTSSRRKMRKAHFTAPAGLRRKIMSSKLSKELRLKYKTRSLPVRKDDEVLICRGHNHGREGKVVKINRKRFKIYIERVTREKVNGESTFIGIHPSNVILTKLKIDKNRKKILDRKIPNEKN